The Solenopsis invicta isolate M01_SB chromosome 12, UNIL_Sinv_3.0, whole genome shotgun sequence genome window below encodes:
- the LOC105202801 gene encoding uncharacterized protein LOC105202801: MTDAGGSSSSGGTVPIKLLKNKRGQVKSQCTRYTSYLEEIDLQNTSLIELRQRLHKFNETWDVFNGIQASIEDIECEADYSASHDEERRLFEERYFAITSKLESLIEAKVGSTQALNLSHVPRFTREGTPATQGSSANEHLKLPRINLPTFAGSFEDWIPFRNMFQTMIHQNATLPNVQKMQYLIVSLKGEARDMVGSLEVSDENYSEAWEMLKERYDDTGLIIQKHIKALFEVPVIVKENHVLLRRALDNVLKHLRALKALRRPTEYWDDLIVYVIASRLDQKTSRAWETTVKRGEVPTLKQLSDFLSQHSKALEASARPVKVNSNSNSERGSQPRSTAVNVATTSSKCAYCSKEEHIIYKCKDFLDLEIEKRIQEARSRKLCLNCLRSTLHQARQCSIGPCRKCNKRHNTLLHLESTVTKKPESKSEDASSAEDGKVVATSINHVSFKQGKQVLLATATVKVNDSKGNQIIGRALLDSGLNPALLLANSLKGSLLNRFL; encoded by the coding sequence ATGACAGACGCAGGCGGAAGCTCTAGTTCAGGGGGAACCGTTCCGATTAAATTGCTAAAGAATAAACGAGGACAGGTTAAGTCGCAGTGCACAAGATATACGTCATATCTAGAAGAAATAGATCTTCAAAATACTTCACTAATCGAGCTTCGTCAAAGACTTCACAAGTTCAACGAGACGTGGGATGTCTTCAATGGCATACAAGCTTCGATTGAAGATATAGAATGTGAAGCAGACTATTCGGCAAGTCACGATGaggaacgacgcttgttcgaggAGAGGTATTTCGCTATTACGTCCAAGCTCGAGTCATTGATAGAAGCTAAGGTAGGCTCAACACAAGCCCTCAATTTAAGTCACGTTCCGCGATTCACAAGAGAAGGAACTCCGGCTACCCAAGGAAGTTCGGCTAACGAACATTTAAAATTACCTCGCATTAATTTGCCTACATTTGCAGGATCATTCGAAGATTGGATCCCGTTTCGCAACATGTTTCAAACTATGATTCATCAGAATGCCACGCTGCCGAATGTTCAAAAAATGCAGTATCTCATAGTCTCGCTAAAAGGAGAAGCACGCGATATGGTTGGCTCTCTCGAGGTGTCAGACGAAAATTATTCTGAGGCTTGGGAGATGCTCAAGGAAAGATATGACGACACTGGATTGATTATACAAAAACACATCAAGGCTCTTTTCGAAGTTCCCGTAATAGTGAAGGAGAATCACGTACTGCTACGACGTGCTTTGGATAACGTCTTAAAACATTTGCGTGCGCTCAAAGCTTTAAGAAGGCCAACTGAGTATTGGGATGACCTTATAGTCTACGTAATAGCAAGTCGTCTAGATCAAAAAACCAGTCGAGCTTGGGAAACAACGGTGAAGAGGGGAGAAGTTCCCACACTCAAGCAATTATCGGATTTTTTGTCACAGCATAGCAAGGCTTTAGAGGCTTCGGCGCGCCCTGTAAAAgtaaattcaaattcaaattcagAGAGAGGTTCACAGCCCAGGAGCACAGCAGTAAATGTAGCTACCACGAGCAGTAAGTGTGCGTATTGCAGTAAAGAAGAgcatattatatacaaatgcaAGGATTTCTTAGACTTGGAGATTGAAAAGAGAATCCAGGAGGCTAGGTCGCGCAAATTGTGTCTAAACTGCCTGAGATCTACCTTGCATCAAGCCAGGCAATGTTCTATAGGCCCATGTCGAAAGTGCAACAAACGGCATAACACGTTACTTCATTTGGAATCGACTGTAACAAAGAAGCCTGAATCTAAGTCCGAAGATGCGAGCAGCGCTGAGGATGGCAAGGTTGTAGCAACCAGCATCAATCACGTGTCATTTAAACAAGGCAAACAAGTTCTTCTCGCAACAGCTACAGTCAAGGTAAACGACAGCAAAGGCAATCAAATAATAGGTAGGGCACTATTGGACAGCGGTCTCAATCCTGCTTTATTACTAGCGAATTCGCTAAAAGGCTCACTCTTAAACAGATTCCTATAA
- the LOC105202802 gene encoding uncharacterized protein LOC105202802 — MPTDQINTNELQIPEGIVLADPGFYETNKIDLLLGAEIFFDLMCIGRVKKSNGQPTWQKTLLGWIVAGKLIAHNQEQKSTICSLVMNEQLNFSLVKFWQLESSERQTTRSPEERICEGHFARTYKRDESGRFIVSLPTREEQLSKIGDSRDLAIQRLKKLEKRFERQPTLKKKYSKFLQEYLDLQHMREIRQDNVKWMVRPQYYLPHHCVIKESSITTKLRVVFDASAKGSNGISLNDALMSGPVVQQDLFSILLRFRSFKYVMTSDIAKMYRQIRLDENQVPLQRIVWRENPTEEIKTYELLTLTYGTAPASFLATKVIQQLADIEEEQFPKGAAIASWDFYMDDLLTGADTIKEAIIIRNQVTELLAKGGFILRKWTFNNKELLKGMPECAVEHVTLDLDKDSITKTLGINWNPQEDALQYFIKVPHLVTCTKRIILSSIAQIFDPLGLLAPVIITAKILIQELWRLQLDWDESLPADIFSKWANCVENMQHLQAFRVPRRVLGDGDKKEIQLHGFSDVSEKAYGACIYLRSSDQNEILQSCLLCAKSRVAPLRAISIPRLELCGAQLLVQLMSKVKAALSLNVAKVYYWTDSSIVLHWIKATNKKLPVFVAHRIGEIQELSSVEDWNHVGTKENPADLVSRGSDARELCDSLLWWNGPSWLKNHIQVDQLSDSNNFEEDQSDSLNEQVVLTTIPQSSESFINRFSTFQRLVRVAATCIRFARRCRRNRQESSQDLTLEELEYSKRRLIGMEQLSGFQSEIQALRSNKPIPKSSSLKYLNPFLDDEGLLRVGGRLRHADLGYEVKHQWVLPHHSRLTDLIIIHEHLRNFHAGAEATLASVRQFYWPIRARGTVKGLLHKCVKCFRSRPRISQQIMGDLPVERMTPARPFVNTGVDFCGPIYVRPSKGRGIKRLKAYIAIFVCMTVKAVHLEIVSDLNTEAFLNAFKRFISRRERPANVYSDNGTNFVGANRDLNRCRELLSCEKGRNIIDFSNCEGIKWHFTPARAPHFGGLWESAVKSFKAYFYKTAADAAMTFEEAFTLISQIEAILNSRPIIAISTDPNDLNYLSPGHFLIGTTLTSYPELNLTDATIGRLSRWQMIEQMRQHFLEEVVYRIFIQFATSQ, encoded by the coding sequence ATGCCTACTGATCAGATTAATACGAACGAGTTGCAGATCCCTGAGGGTATCGTTTTAGCCGATCCTGGTTTTTACGAGACAAACAAAATAGATTTACTTCTAGGCGCGGAGATATTCTTCGATCTCATGTGCATTGGCCGAGTTAAGAAGTCAAACGGACAACCGACTTGGCAGAAAACCCTGTTAGGTTGGATAGTAGCTGGCAAGTTAATCGCTCACAATCAAGAGCAGAAGAGTACTATCTGTAGCTTGGTGATGAATGAGCAGCTCAATTTCAGTCTCGTTAAGTTCTGGCAACTTGAGAGCAGCGAAAGGCAAACGACTCGCTCCCCAGAAGAGCGCATTTGCGAAGGTCATTTTGCGCGTACCTACAAACGGGATGAAAGCGGACGTTTCATTGTGTCATTGCCTACCAGAGAAGAGCAACTTTCAAAAATAGGTGATTCCCGTGATTTGGCTATTCAACGTCTCAAGAAGTTAGAGAAGAGATTCGAGAGGCAACCaactttgaagaaaaaatacTCGAAATTTCTTCAGGAATACCTAGACTTGCAACATATGCGAGAAATCCGACAAGACAACGTCAAATGGATGGTACGACCACAGTATTATTTACCGCATCACTGCGTGATAAAAGAGTCCAGTATCACCACTAAACTAAGAGTGGTTTTTGACGCCTCTGCTAAAGGTAGCAACGGAATTTCTCTGAATGACGCTCTTATGTCCGGTCCAGTAGTACAACAGGATCTATTTTCAATACTATTAAGGTTTCGAAGTTTTAAGTATGTCATGACTTCGGATATTGCTAAGATGTATCGTCAGATAAGGCTGGACGAGAACCAAGTGCCACTGCAGCGTATCGTTTGGAGAGAGAACCCGACGGAAGAGATCAAAACATACGAATTGTTAACTTTAACTTACGGGACAGCACCAGCATCATTTTTGGCCACGAAGGTGATTCAGCAATTGGCCGATATAGAAGAAGAGCAATTTCCTAAAGGTGCAGCGATAGCTAGCTGGGACTTCTATATGGATGACCTTTTGACAGGTGCGGATACCATAAAGGAGGCAATCATCATTCGGAATCAAGTAACAGAGTTACTCGCAAAGGGTGGATTCATCTTAAGAAAGTGGACCTTCAACAATAAAGAGTTACTTAAGGGCATGCCGGAGTGCGCCGTTGAGCACGTTACTTTAGATCTAGATAAAGATTCCATCACTAAAACTCTAGGCATTAATTGGAATCCGCAGGAGGATGCCCTTCAGTATTTTATCAAGGTACCTCATCTTGTAACATGTACGAAAAGGATCATATTATCAAGTATCGCTCAAATTTTTGACCCGCTTGGGTTATTAGCTCCTGTAATAATCACAGCCAAGATTTTGATTCAGGAGTTATGGAGACTGCAACTAGATTGGGATGAGTCCCTACCGGCAGATATTTTCTCTAAGTGGGCCAACTGCGTCGAGAATATGCAGCATCTTCAAGCGTTCCGTGTGCCGCGTCGAGTTCTCGGGGATGGCGACAAGAAGGAGATCCAGTTACATGGATTTAGTGACGTTAGTGAGAAGGCCTACGGTGCGTGCATCTACTTAAGAAGCTCTGATCAAAATGAGATTCTTCAATCATGCTTGTTGTGTGCCAAATCTAGAGTGGCTCCACTCCGAGCAATTTCGATCCCCAGATTAGAATTATGCGGTGCTCAATTGTTGGTACAATTGATGAGCAAAGTCAAGGCGGCATTGAGCTTGAATGTAGCTAAGGTTTATTATTGGACGGACTCATCCATAGTCTTGCATTGGATTAAGGCAACGAATAAAAAATTGCCTGTATTTGTCGCTCATAGGATAGGCGAAATTCAGGAGCTGTCATCAGTTGAGGATTGGAATCACGTCGGGACTAAGGAAAATCCTGCAGATCTAGTCTCTCGAGGTTCTGATGCGAGAGAATTGTGTGATTCTCTGTTATGGTGGAATGGACCGTCATGGCTGAAAAATCATATTCAAGTTGATCAACTATCAGACTCAAACAACTTTGAAGAGGATCAGTCCGATTCTTTGAACGAGCAAGTCGTGTTAACGACAATTCCGCAATCATCTGAGAGTTTTATAAATAGATTCTCTACATTCCAGAGGCTCGTACGTGTTGCAGCCACTTGCATACGATTCGCGCGACGATGTAGAAGAAATAGACAAGAATCATCTCAAGACTTAACTTTAGAAGAGTTGGAATATTCCAAAAGGCGTTTAATCGGAATGGAACAATTGTCAGGCTTTCAATCAGAGATACAAGCTCTACGATCAAATAAGCCAATTCCTAAGAGTAGTagtttaaaatatcttaatcCTTTCTTAGACGATGAAGGTTTATTGCGTGTAGGTGGTAGGTTGCGGCATGCAGATTTAGGATACGAAGTTAAGCATCAATGGGTGTTGCCTCATCATTCGAGACTAACAGACCTAATAATCATACACgaacatttaagaaattttcaTGCAGGCGCAGAAGCTACGTTAGCTTCGGTCCGTCAATTCTATTGGCCTATTAGAGCGCGCGGTACGGTCAAAGGATTATTACATAAGTGCGTCAAATGTTTTAGATCTAGACCGCGAATTTCTCAGCAGATAATGGGCGATTTACCAGTAGAGAGAATGACTCCAGCTAGACCATTTGTTAATACGGGGGTTGATTTTTGCGGTCCCATCTACGTTCGTCCAAGCAAAGGGCGAGGAATTAAGCGACTTAAAGCCTATATTGCAATCTTTGTCTGTATGACAGTCAAGGCTGTTCATTTAGAGATTGTTTCAGATCTAAACACGGAGgcatttttaaatgcatttaaacgATTTATTAGCCGTCGAGAAAGACCGGCCAATGTATATAGCGATAATGGCACTAATTTCGTGGGCGCCAATCGAGATTTGAATAGATGCAGAGAGCTTTTGTCCTGCGAAAAAGGACGCAATATCATTGATTTCTCGAATTGCGAAGGAATTAAATGGCATTTTACTCCCGCTCGTGCACCGCACTTTGGAGGTCTATGGGAAAGCGCAGTAAAGTCCTTCAAAGCTTATTTTTACAAGACCGCAGCGGATGCAGCTATGACGTTCGAAGAGGCGTTTACCTTAATTTCCCAGATAGAGGCTATTTTAAACTCGCGTCCTATAATTGCAATATCAACCGATCCTAATgacttaaattatttatctccAGGTCATTTTCTTATAGGTACTACGTTAACTTCATATCCGGAGTTAAATTTAACCGATGCAACGATTGGAAGATTGTCAAGATGGCAAATGATTGAACAAATGCGTCAACATTTTTTGGAAGAGGTGGTCTAccgaatatttattcaatttgcaACGTCGCAATAA